The window aaaggtttggttttttttttaatttatttttattatttttttaaacccttaacttctgtgtattggctccttggtggaagagtggtaagggtgggccacgggggtcaagtgacctgcgctcagggtcacacagctgggaggtgtctgaggcccgatttgaacccaggacctcccgtctctaggcctgactctccatccactgagctacccagctgcccccctagacaGGTTTTGAATATAGGACTGGGGACAGCCCCAGAGCTGGCCAGTGGGAGATAGCATTTTCAGATCTACTCCGCCACAAAGAGGCCATGGAGCACATCCACAGGGACCATGATGGGCCATCGAGGCTGTTTTTCTCAGGCAGTACTGGGCCTCCCTATCTGTAATCCCAGAGAAAATGGGACCGAGGAGTAGCTGCTTTTCTTCAACTCCAGCTTAGCATGGGGCCTCCCTATCTTTCCTCATACAAGGCTAGAAAGAACCTCAGATATAGTCCAGCTCCCTCCCTGAGGAGGATGACACTGAGGTTCAGGGAGGGGCTCTGCCCTAAGTCACAAAGGCAACAAGCATCTGGGGCTGAGTCTGATGCCGGCTCCTCCACTTCCAGTTGGAGAGGATGAGGCCgaaagtcccttccaggtctaaatcctaGGACAACGTGACTCAGTCTACTATCCTGTCCCTGCTTTGCTCAGTTCTGCTGAGAGGTACTGCTCCAAGGCCAGTGACCTTAGCTGCTTGAGCAAAGATGGTTCAGAAGCAACTCAAACAGTAAGATCAAAAGGCACCACAACCAGAATTGATGAGACAGAGGCACAAGAGAGGCCCACAGCTGCTAGCAGTGTCTAAGGCCCGGGGGATTGGAACCCACTGGGCCGTCTTAGCTGCCTAACCCCTACTGGGACCTTTGACCCCCTTTGAATGGGGGGAAACAGGGACACGGCTGCCTGCAGACCATTAAGGAGCCGAGGCCCCAGAGGCCCATCCTGTGAAAGGTGTGGGTTAGGGGCAGAGTGTGGGCACTGTGCTGGAAGTTACCTGTGTCTGACAGGCTTCATACAGCTCTTCAGCTGTTTCGCCTCGACCTCCCAAAAGAGGTGCTTCGTTGGTGGGGGTGCAGGGGGTGCCAACAGGGGCCCCGGAGGCCCTGCCAGGCCAAGCCCCTTGGTCCGGGCTGCTGCCGCTGTCTCCTTCAGCACCACGGTATAGTTCTTGCCCTGGTTGTTGGCCCAATAGGTGGCCTCGGGGGTCTGGTACCGAACCACAAAGTCGATGCGGGCCCCATCCAGTGCCTTCGTGCCTACGCTGGGGGGCTCAAAGGGCAACTGGAAAGCGAAGCAGTCGGTCTGCCCCCCGTCCTCGGGAGAGCTGCTCCCCCCGGGGACGTAGTGGGCCGGGTGGTCTTGGAAGGTCAGCCAGCCGTCATGGGTGGCCCGCACATGCACTGCCTTATGGTAAGAGAGGTTGAGCACTCGGATTAGGCCGCGGAGAACCGGGGCTCGGCCAGGCATACCTGGATCCTCCGGAGGGAACAGGTCTTCCAGTTCCACCATTGAGCCCCGAAGGCGCTCCAGCCGGCCCGGGGCTGGGGGCAGCACGAAGGCCGGTAGCAGGTAGAAGGGAGGCCCGGGCCCTGCTCCCGGGGGGCTCCCGGGCAAGCCCAGCTCCGGGGGGGACTCGTCCTCTTCATCCGGCCCTCCTCCGAGACCCCCGCAGCCCCAAGGCTGGTAACGCCTCAGCTGGGCCAGGGGCAGTCCCAGGGCCTCGTCGGCGAAGAGCACGCGGCGGGGCCCTCCGGGTCGCAGCGGCTGCAGGGCTTGAGGCCGGCTCGGTCCCTCCTCCGGCTCCACGGCCTCCTCACACTGAGGCCCGCCTGGCTCTTGGGGACG is drawn from Gracilinanus agilis isolate LMUSP501 unplaced genomic scaffold, AgileGrace unplaced_scaffold5885, whole genome shotgun sequence and contains these coding sequences:
- the LOC123256430 gene encoding protein phosphatase 1 regulatory subunit 3F-like gives rise to the protein LATTARPQEPGGPQCEEAVEPEEGPSRPQALQPLRPGGPRRVLFADEALGLPLAQLRRYQPWGCGGLGGGPDEEDESPPELGLPGSPPGAGPGPPFYLLPAFVLPPAPGRLERLRGSMVELEDLFPPEDPGMPGRAPVLRGLIRVLNLSYHKAVHVRATHDGWLTFQDHPAHYVPGGSSSPEDGGQTDCFAFQLPFEPPSVGTKALDGARIDFVVRYQTPEATYWANNQGKNYTVVLKETAAAARTKGLGLAGPPGPLLAPPAPPPTKHLFWEVEAKQLKSCMKPVRHSGLMLSWRPLIIAVHQVQVREYRKASMASLHLAGLEPVCTLGPV